A genomic stretch from Hemibagrus wyckioides isolate EC202008001 linkage group LG20, SWU_Hwy_1.0, whole genome shotgun sequence includes:
- the slc25a42 gene encoding mitochondrial coenzyme A transporter SLC25A42, translated as MGNGVQEHRGALTQGEVLPRPSSSQSEGFKQGRSVLNSLLSGAFAGAVAKTAVAPLDRTKIIFQVSSNRFSAKEAYRLIYRTYLKEGFLSLWRGNSATMVRVIPYAAIQFCAHEQYKRLLGGYYGFQGKALPPVPRLVAGSLAGITAAMLTYPLDMVRARMAVTPKEMYSNIMHVFVRISREEGLKTLYRGFTPTILGVVPYAGLSFFTYETLKKLHAEKTGRPHPYSYERLAFGACAGLIGQSASYPLDVVRRRMQTAGVTGHTYSTITGTMREIVSEEGVIRGLYKGLSMNWVKGPIAVGISFMTFDLTQILLRKVGAR; from the exons ATGGGGAATGGAGTACAGGAACATCGGGGGGCGCTCACACAGGGTGAGGTGCTGCCACGGCCCTcctccagccaatcagag GGTTTTAAGCAGGGCCGATCTGTGTTGAACTCATTGCTCTCTGGAGCCTTCGCAGGAGCTGTGGCTAAAACAGCTGTAGCTCCACTGGACAGGACCAAGATCATTTTCCAAG TGTCTTCAAACAGATTTTCTGCCAAG GAAGCGTACCGGTTGATTTATCGCACTTATCTGAAGGAAGGCTTCCTGAGCTTATGGAGGGGCAACTCAGCCACCATGGTGAGGGTCATCCCTTACGCAGCCATCCAGTTTTGCGCCCACGAACAATACAAGAGGCTTCTGGGAGGCTATTATGGCTTTCAGGGCAA GGCTCTGCCTCCTGTCCCTAGACTCGTGGCTGGCTCACTGGCTGGCATCACAGCCGCCATGCTCACATACCCGCTCGACATGGTGCGCGCCCGCATGGCAGTCACGCCGAAAGAAAT GTACAGTAACATAATGCACGTGTTCGTGCGGATCTCTCGCGAGGAAGGACTGAAGACCCTCTACAGGGGATTCACTCCAACTATACTGGGAGTGGTTCCTTACGCAGGCCTCAGCTTCTTCACCTACGAGACGCTTAAGAAACTCCATGCAG AGAAGACAGGAAGACCTCATCCCTACTCATATGAACGGCTGGCGTTTGGCGCATGCGCCGGCCTCATCGGTCAGTCAGCATCTTACCCGCTAGACGTGGTGCGACGGCGCATGCAGACGGCAGGAGTGACCGGACACACgtacagcaccatcacaggtACCATGAGAGAGATCGTGTCAGAGGAGGGCGTCATCCGCGGCCTGTACAAAGGCCTGAGCATGAACTGGGTCAAAGGGCCTATTGCTGTTGGCATCAGCTtcatgacctttgacctcacCCAGATCTTGCTGCGCAAGGTGGGTGCACGATAG